One Candidatus Eisenbacteria bacterium genomic window, GAAAAATCGTATTCCTTTCTCATGATCTTATCCTCCGCACGTATTGAGATTCCTCTGATTTCGTTGCCTTCCATACGGAAATTATGCGTATCGTGTCCGATGCTTCTCGGTAGCAATGACACACGACAAGCATTCGAGCAATTGCACTCATGCCGAGTAACAGAAAGCGGTCTTCATCCTGTGAATGGTCTGGGTCGTGCATCAAGAGGGCGTTGTCGTCCGAGAATACCGTCTCGCCCTCCTCGAAGGAAACGCCATGTTTCCTCTTGTTTATCGTGTTTTTTCTTTCGTCCCATACGAAACGCAAGGTGTTCATACGTACAATGTAATGATATCGTAGTTACATGTCAAGTTTTTCTTTTTCAGGCCGTGTAGCGGATGCGCGTTAACTAAGCCAACCATACAGGAACTATGCAACTTGGAGCTTCAAGCTAATCCTGCGAATCTGTAACTTCTTATTTTTCAATGTGCGCCGTGGAGGAGTCGAACCTTCGACCTACTGATTAAGAGGTAGCTCCTTTCGGGCGCTCAAAGCTGCTACATCCTTCTAAATCCTACTATTTGGTGAGCGAAAACCGCGCCCGACCTACTATATCCTTCTATATCTTACTAAGTACGAAGTGCACAAAAAGAGCACAGTTGGCTTGACCGAGTTGAGCCAAACCAAGCACCGAGCGAGAATGCAGTGCTGTGACATTCCAGCCGTGTCATTTTAGGATGAGCATCTTCTTTACACTCACAAAGGGCTTATCTCCACTTGCGGCATCCGGCGCCACCGAGAACCGGTATGTATAGATTCCGCTCGGAAGATTGCCAGCGTCAAACTGCACAGATTTCACTCCAGCGCTTTCGATCCCATCGACAAGAGTTGCAACCTCATGGCCAAGAATGTCGAAAACTCTCAGCGTGACATGCTGTCTTGCGGGGAGCGCATAACTTATCACTGTGCTTCGCCCAAATGGATTGGGGCGGTTTTGGCAAATGATATTGTCTGAAGCTTCAATCTTTCGCACGGCGACGAAACCTGCCGTCGATTCCTGGCCGTTCAGGTCCACTGCGTCCAATCTGTAATCTACAAACGACTCGCTGCCGGGCCACCTATCATAGTACTGATATTCAGTGCCGTCCTTTTCAATCTTTGCCACAAACTTCCAACTGCTCTCGCCATACCTCCTTGAATACAATCTGAAAGCTGCCAACTTATCAACATAGTGAATACTCCAACTGATAACGGCGCGACCTTCGAGATATTCACCATGGAAGTCCACAACTGTCACCGGTGACGTACCGCCTACGATGGCGCACACATCCTGAGCATAGATGTCACAGTTTGCCCCGCTCCGGTAGTCCTCCCACGCTATGACGGCGCCCGTTGAACCATCGCTGACAATAGCCGGATTCGTCTGGGTGTTTGCTGCAGTGGAGATGGCGACGCCGTTTGCAGCCCACTGGACAACCCCGGATGCGTCGATGCGCTGAGCATAGATGTCGTAGTTTGTTCCGCTCCGGTAGTCTTCCCACGTGATAACAGCGCCTCCGGATCCATCGCAAATAATGGCCGGCACATCCTGTTCGTTTCCGGCTGTTGAAACAGGAGCACCGTCTGCCGTCCATTGCACAACGCCTGATGAATCAATGCGCTGGGCGTAGATGTCCGAGTAGACCGCCCCGGACCCGGCTCGAAGGTCTGCCCACGTGACGATTGCGCCTCCCGAACCATCACTGACGATAGCCTGGCCGGACTGGCTATTTTGTGCTGTTGAGACAGCGACGCCGTCGGTAGCCCACTTGGCACCGCCCGATCCACTGACGCGCTGCGCAAAGATATCCTCGTCTGTGTTCCGGGTGTCCCGCCATGTGATGATAGCGCCGTCCGAGCCATCCCTCACGATTACTGGGTCGTACTGGCCGCCCGCTGCTGTCGTGACGGCGACGCCGTTTGCAGTCCATTGGACTGCGCCCGATGCATCGATGCGCTGCGCATAGATATCCATGTTTCCGTTCCGGGAGTCCCGCCATGCGATGATTACTCCTCCTAAGCCGTCACTCACAGGTGCGGGATCGTACCGGTCGTTCGCCCCTGTCGTGATGGCAACTCCGTCGGCGGTCCACTGCACAGCGCCCAATGCGTCAATATGCTGAACATAGATTTGTGTGTTTGGCAGGCTGCGATAGTCATACCAAGTGATGATGGCGCCGCCCGCCCCATCGGCGGCAATGGCTGGCTTCCACTGGCTGTCTGCAGCAATGGAGATAGGGACGCCGTTTGCAGTCCATTGGACAACGCCTGACGAATTGATGCGCTGTGCATAAATATCCCAGCTTGCGTTCCGGAAATCCCGCCATGCGATGACGGCGCCTCCTGAGCCATCGTTCACGAGCACAGGATCGTACTGGTCGAATGCGGCTGTTGAGATGGCGACGCCGTTTGCAGTCCACAGGGCGACACCTGACTCATCAACACGCTGGGCATAAATATCGTAGTCCGCGCCGCTCCGGTAGTCACGCCACACAATGATGGCGCCCCCGGAACCATCGCTGACTATCGCTGGTTTGCGCTGCTCCTGGGTAGCCGTGCACACCGCAACATTCACGGCAGGGTCTCCAGGCCACTGAGCCAGAGATTCATGCGGCACAAGGAGAACGGAGAAAAGCAGAAATCCCGCTGAACGGCGATGGCCGAATGCGAGGCGAGGAACGATTCGTCTCATTGTTTGGCCTCCTTTGGATGAAGAGAAAAAACTACTTCGAGAACTCGTTACGATGAGAATGCGCAACCTCCACCATGCGAGAGGAGGAGCCAGCTAACAGCGTAGCACAGCAAAGTGTTATCTGAGAATCAATAGAATTGGCTGCTCAGTCTTCTTGACTTTCGGGCGGAAGGTTTGGCTCAGCGCGAGAAATCCAGAAAGGCTACCTTCAGCATACTCCTACCGATACAAGGTGCACAAAAAGTACACATTCTCGGGCAGCTTGGGGATTGGCGACTCCGTAACCACTTATTTTTCAAACTGCGCCGTGGAGGAGTCGAACCTCCGACCTACTGACTAGGAGGTAGCTCACACAAGTCCACAAAAAGAGCACAGTGGGAACGCTCCTCACCTGCAGTGCACAATTGACAATTGACTCTATTTGTGCTATGTTTTTCAAGCACTTAAGCCGCCATGGTTTCTAGCGCAGACCAGAGATGAGGGCAAGTCGCATTAGCCGCGGTTTCTTCTCGCCGTGCCTGCCTTAGGTCCACGACGATCTTTTCAGTCCAGAAAAGGCCATTCTTCACCAGTTGGAGAATTCTGTGAAAGGAGAAGGAGTCATGACACATTTCTCGTTTGCTTCCCAGATTCGCACCATCACCCTCTTCACATTTGCTGCAGCGTTCCTTGTGATTGGCACCGTGTCTCAATCCTATGGCGAATGGTCAGGTAGTCCAAACGTCAATACGCCGATCTGTACTGCTTCGGGCGGTCAGACCGACCCAAAAATCATTGGTGACGGCGCTGGCGGCGCCATCATCACGTGGTATGACAACCGCAGCGGAAGCTATGACATCTACGCCCAACGCATCAACGCTTCAGGCATTGTCCAGTGGACCGCAAACGGCGTCGTAATTTGTACAGCAGCGACCTACCAATTCAACCCGACCATCGCCAGCGACGGCTCAGGCGGAGCCATTATCACCTGATCGGACGGACGGAACGGAAACTACGACATCTACGCCCAACGCATCAACGCCTCTGGCACTGTCCAATGGACTGCCAACGGAGTCGCCATCTCAACCGCCGCAGGAGAACAATCGTACCCTATCGTCGTCAGCGACGGCTCTGGCGGCGCTATCATCACCTGGCAGGACTCCCGCAGCGGAACAAACTGGGACATCTACGCGCAGCGCATCAATGCATCAGGCACTGTCCAATGGACTGCCAACGGAGTGGCCATCTCAACCGCCGCAGGAAGCCAGTTGAACCCGATCATCGCCAGCGACGGCTCAGGGGGCGCCATCATCACCTGGTATGACGCGCGCAACGGAACAAACTGGGACATCTACGCGCAGCGCGTAAACTCATCCGGCACTGTCCAGTGGACTGCAAACGGAGTGGCCATCTCAACCGCCACAGGAAATCAACAGTACCCCACCATCGCGAGCGACGGTCAGGAAGGAGCAATCATTACCTGGTATGACTACCGCAACGGAAATGACGACATTTACGCACAGAGAGCGGACAAGTATGGGAACTTGAATCCCAACCCGCACATCTTATCCGTCAAAGATGTGACAAACGATCAGGGCGGGAAAGTAAGGCTGACATTTCAAAGAGGGGTTGACGACACATTGACATCCGCAAGACCGATCGTGTCGTATGGAGTGTGGAGAAAAATACCACCGGCGCTCGCGGCACAACGCGCAAAAACGGAATTCCGGGCGCCCGCGAATGACACGCTTGGAGTGTTATATGATTTCATCGTCAGTGTCCCGGCTGTGCAGTCTCCGAAATACAACGTGGTCGCTCCCACGTTTGAAGACTCAAGTTCATCCGGAATCCACAGACTCACATTCCTCGTTACGGCTCACACAGCCACTCCAAGCATATTCTACATATCCCCTGCCGAGAGCGGCTATTCGGTTGACAATTTGCCGCCGCTTCCACCTGCAAACCTTGCAGGAAGTCTCGCCTCTGGGAATTTCGTCCTCCATTGGAATCCCAACCCAGAAGATGACCTCGCAGGCTATGAAGTCTTTCGAAGCTTTGTGCCCGGGTTCAACCCTGACACTATGATTGCGCTTGGATCGACTCGGGACACTTCATTCACTGATGAGGACCTGGCAGAGGGTAAAATATACTACTACGCGCTCAGGGCCTCAGACATACACGGGAACATAAGTCTCAAGAGCAGCGAACTGCAGTTCATAGCGGGGTCCACGAGTGTTGACAAGATAAAGAAGTCTACACGGTTTGCCGTCTATCAGAACCATCCAAACCCGTCCAGCTCTGGGACAGTGATAAAGTACGAACTACCAGGGATCGAGCACGTGAGTGTCAGGGTGTACGATATGGCCGGGCGGCTCGTGGCGACTCTTGTGGATGAAGAGCAGGATGCCGGAGTCAAGCTGCTCGAGGTCAACACTGGCAATCTGCCGAGCGGCATCTACTCGTATCGCTTGATTGCGGGGCAAAACGTCAGCGTGAAGAAGATGGTGGTCCTACGATGAAGTATTAGCAGGTCAATCGCCATGGCTCGGTCCGGCCCGGCAAACAGTCACAAGCTGGCAACTGACACGTGAGGTCGTTCAAGGTGATATGGGCACCACCATGGTCCGGCATTATGTCCGTAGCAGGATCCGGAATACTTATGTTCACCCTCTCGCAGAAGGAGGCATGTGATGAAACTCAGTACCGCTCTTGTCGCCCTGGCCATTATTCTAGTGGCTTCGGTTTCGGCTGATGCCGGCACCTGGCGCATAAAGCCTGATGGAACCGGCGATGCTCCGACAATTCAGGCGGGGATTGACCTGGCGGCTCCGGGTGACATTGTCCTGCTCGCGGATGGAGTGTACGAGGGTGACGGCAACAGGAACATTGACTATCACGGCAAGCCGATCACTGTCCGCTCAGAGAGTGGAGATCCGTCGACCTGTGTTATTTCGGTGAATGGGGCCGGAACTGGATTCCTGTTCTATTCTGGAGAAGGTGCTGGATCGGTACTCAAGGAAGTAACGATCCAGGACGGACTCCTCACCTGGGGTGGAGGGATCCTCTGCCAGAACTCCTCGCCTTCCATAGTAGGCTGCGCGTTTTACCGGAACATGGCCAACGCGGGCGGAGCGATTTTCTGCATGGGATCGGCCCCAACTGTGACAGGTTGTACGTTTATCGGAAACTGGGCTCAGCTGGCTGGCGCGATATTTTTCGCGGGCCCGAGCCCTGCAGTCTCTACCGTGACGGGCTGTACGTTCTCAGAAAACCACAGTGACGCGGGGGGAGCAATACACTGCGAGGGTATCGCCCTGACACTTGAGAAGACGGTCATTGCGTTTGGCAGTGCGGAAGGCATCAGTTGCGGATCCGGCGGCAGCGCCGCGCTTACATGCTGCGACGTATTCGGAAATGCCGGAGGCGACTGGGTCGGCTGCATCGCGGATCAGAACAACATCAACGGCAACTTCTCGGCTGATCCCATGTTCTGCAGACGCACGTATGGCGACGTCTGCGTAAACTACGTTTCCCCCTGCGCACCCGGCTATCATCCCTACGGATATGACTGCGGCGTCATCGGCTCTCACGGAGTCGGCTGCGACCATCCCACAAATGCTTTCCCAAAAACCTGGGGAGCGATTAAAGCAATGTACAAGTAGTCGGCGATTCTACAAGGTAGAAGAGTCGAGCTTGGGCAGCAGTTCGAGGAGGCCTTTTCCCGAATCGCTGCCCTTTGTCTGATGTCAGGTTTGTTGTGATGCGCGGTATGTCTTTTGCGCCGTGGAGGAGTCGAACCCCCGACCTACTGATTGAGAGGTAGCTGCTTTGAAGTGCACAAAAGGAGCATAGCGGGGCTGACCGCGTACGGTCAGACCGGGCGGCGCATGCGATGTCCCTGGGCCGGCCGGGATTGCCTCTCCGGGACACCAGGCCCAGTTCAACCAGCCCGGTCAATTTCCACTACTTCGCGGCTACGCAGTAGCAGACCCGCCACGAAATAGTGGCCTCATGAACCCGGGTCGATGTGAGATCTGCTGTGGTTTCCCCCACAACTGTCGCTGTTCGATTCCCAAACATTCTAAGGAAACGTATCCTGAGAATTGATCTTGACAGTCCAACACGTGTCATGTAAACTGAATTTCTGAAATTCAATTATCCAGGAGGGTGAGTGATTAGAAGAACACTGGCAAGGAAACTTCGTGAAGCGTCTGCGCGATTTCCCGTGGTGTCGGTGACGGGACCGAGGCAATCAGGCAAAACAACGCTTGTAAGAGCCGAGTTCAAAAGTCATGCCTACGTTTCTCTTGAACTCCCAGACCAGAGAGCGTTCGCTCTCGAGGATCCAGAAGGTTTCCTGAAACGATTTGATGGCCCTGTTATTCTTGATGAAGTGCAAAGAGCTCCCGAATTGTTCTCCTACATCCAGGTAGTTGTGGATGAGCGAGATGCACCCGGCCAGTTTATTCTCACTGGCTCGCATAACTTCCTTCTGTTGCAGAGTATTTCTCAGTCGCTGGCGGGCAGGTGCGCGGTGCTCAACCTGCTGCCTTTCTCTCTTGCCGAACTTCAGGGGAGACCACCCATCGCGCTTACGAATTTCGGCCGGGGAGTACCA contains:
- a CDS encoding T9SS type A sorting domain-containing protein encodes the protein MNPIIASDGSGGAIITWYDARNGTNWDIYAQRVNSSGTVQWTANGVAISTATGNQQYPTIASDGQEGAIITWYDYRNGNDDIYAQRADKYGNLNPNPHILSVKDVTNDQGGKVRLTFQRGVDDTLTSARPIVSYGVWRKIPPALAAQRAKTEFRAPANDTLGVLYDFIVSVPAVQSPKYNVVAPTFEDSSSSGIHRLTFLVTAHTATPSIFYISPAESGYSVDNLPPLPPANLAGSLASGNFVLHWNPNPEDDLAGYEVFRSFVPGFNPDTMIALGSTRDTSFTDEDLAEGKIYYYALRASDIHGNISLKSSELQFIAGSTSVDKIKKSTRFAVYQNHPNPSSSGTVIKYELPGIEHVSVRVYDMAGRLVATLVDEEQDAGVKLLEVNTGNLPSGIYSYRLIAGQNVSVKKMVVLR
- a CDS encoding T9SS type A sorting domain-containing protein, yielding MRRIVPRLAFGHRRSAGFLLFSVLLVPHESLAQWPGDPAVNVAVCTATQEQRKPAIVSDGSGGAIIVWRDYRSGADYDIYAQRVDESGVALWTANGVAISTAAFDQYDPVLVNDGSGGAVIAWRDFRNASWDIYAQRINSSGVVQWTANGVPISIAADSQWKPAIAADGAGGAIITWYDYRSLPNTQIYVQHIDALGAVQWTADGVAITTGANDRYDPAPVSDGLGGVIIAWRDSRNGNMDIYAQRIDASGAVQWTANGVAVTTAAGGQYDPVIVRDGSDGAIITWRDTRNTDEDIFAQRVSGSGGAKWATDGVAVSTAQNSQSGQAIVSDGSGGAIVTWADLRAGSGAVYSDIYAQRIDSSGVVQWTADGAPVSTAGNEQDVPAIICDGSGGAVITWEDYRSGTNYDIYAQRIDASGVVQWAANGVAISTAANTQTNPAIVSDGSTGAVIAWEDYRSGANCDIYAQDVCAIVGGTSPVTVVDFHGEYLEGRAVISWSIHYVDKLAAFRLYSRRYGESSWKFVAKIEKDGTEYQYYDRWPGSESFVDYRLDAVDLNGQESTAGFVAVRKIEASDNIICQNRPNPFGRSTVISYALPARQHVTLRVFDILGHEVATLVDGIESAGVKSVQFDAGNLPSGIYTYRFSVAPDAASGDKPFVSVKKMLILK
- a CDS encoding BrnT family toxin translates to MNTLRFVWDERKNTINKRKHGVSFEEGETVFSDDNALLMHDPDHSQDEDRFLLLGMSAIARMLVVCHCYREASDTIRIISVWKATKSEESQYVRRIRS
- a CDS encoding right-handed parallel beta-helix repeat-containing protein, producing the protein MKLSTALVALAIILVASVSADAGTWRIKPDGTGDAPTIQAGIDLAAPGDIVLLADGVYEGDGNRNIDYHGKPITVRSESGDPSTCVISVNGAGTGFLFYSGEGAGSVLKEVTIQDGLLTWGGGILCQNSSPSIVGCAFYRNMANAGGAIFCMGSAPTVTGCTFIGNWAQLAGAIFFAGPSPAVSTVTGCTFSENHSDAGGAIHCEGIALTLEKTVIAFGSAEGISCGSGGSAALTCCDVFGNAGGDWVGCIADQNNINGNFSADPMFCRRTYGDVCVNYVSPCAPGYHPYGYDCGVIGSHGVGCDHPTNAFPKTWGAIKAMYK